The nucleotide sequence CCGCGGTCCGCCATCGCCGCCTATGCCGACGCCAGGGCGCTGGCGTGGATCGAGGACCCGGCGAACCGGGACCCGCGGCACGATCGCAGCTGGCTGCGCCACCGCATCATGCCCGAGCTCGCGGGGCGCTGGTCGGATGTGCCGCAGCGGCTGGCGCGCCTGGCCCGGGAGTCTGCCGAGGCCCGCGCCCTGCGCGACGGGCTGCTGGACGAGGTGCTCCGGGGCATGGCCGGCGAGCCCCCGGGGCCGCTGCCGGTGGCAGCCCTCGCCGCGCGCCCGGAGCGCGAGGTCCGGGCGCTGGTGCGGCGGTGGCTTGCCCGGGACGGCCGGCGGCCGCCGCCGGCGGCGCGGCTTGCCGACGGCCTCGCCGCGCTGCTCGGCGCCGCCGCGGATCGTGCGCCGGAGCTGGTCTGGGCCGACGGCCGCGTCGGCCGCCATGCCGGCGAGCTCTACCGCCTGCCGCTGGACTGGCCGGTACCGACGCCGCGCCCCGTGGCGCCCCCACCGGCAACGAGCGTCTGGGACGGTGTGGGGGGTATCCGGTGGCGCTCCGTGACCGGCGCGGGGCTCGAGCCCGCGCGGCTGCCGGGCGAGCTGCTGGCGCGTCCGCCCGCCGCCGGCGATCGCTTCCAGCCCCCAGGGCGGAAGCGCCGTGCCCTCAAGCACTGGCTGCGGGAGGCGGGGGTGCCGCTGTGGTGGCGCGCGCGGCTGCCGGTTATCCTCACTGCGGAGGGTGAGCTCATCGCCGTTGCCGGACTGGCGGTGGCCGAGGGCTGGCAGGCGGGCCCCGGCAGTGCCGGCTGGTGGCCCGACTGGCAGCCGCAGCCGCCGCAACCGGCGGGCGATGCGGCGGTTTTGCGGCGGTCCCCCGGGCGCCCGTGACGGCGGCCTCGCGTTGTACCGGGGTGGGGGTTCTGCTACCTTCTGCGGCCATTCCGGGCGGGTCTTCACGCACCCGCCCCACCCTCATTGAGCCGGCGGAACCATGACGCGATTCATCTTCATCACCGGCGGTGTCGTGTCCTCCCTGGGCAAAGGCATCGCCGCCGCCTCGTTGGGCAGCATCCTGCAGGCCCGCGGGCTGACCGTGACCATGGTCAAGCTCGACCCCTACATCAACGTCGATCCGGGCACCATGAGCCCGTTCCAGCACGGCGAGGTGTTCGTCACCGACGACGGCGCCGAGACCGACCTCGATCTCGGCCACTACGAGCGGTTCGTGCGCACCCGCATGACCCGCAACAACAACTACACCACCGGCCGCATCTACGAGAACGTCATCCGCAAGGAACGCCGCGGCGACTACCTCGGCGGGACGGTGCAGGTCATCCCCCACATCACCGACGAGATCAAGCGCTGCATCGAGCAGGGCGCCGGCACCGCGGACGTGGCGCTGATCGAGATCGGCGGCACCGTGGGCGACATCGAATCGCTGCCGTTCCTCGAGGCCATCCGCCAGATGGGCACGGAGCTCGGCCGCAACCGCTGCCTGTTCGTGCACCTGACCCTGGTGCCCTTCATCGGCGCCGCCGGCGAGATGAAGACCAAGCCCACGCAGCACTCCGTCAAGGAGCTGCGCTCCATCGGCATCCAGCCGGACATCCTGGTCTGCCGGGCGAGCCAGCCCATCCCGGAGGACGAGCGGCGCAAGATCGCGCTCTTCACCAACGTCGAGCCGCGCGCCGTGATCTCCGCCCTGGATGTCGACAATATCTACAAGGTCCCGGAGATGCTGCACCAGCAGTCGCTGGACAACATCGTGGCGGAGAAGCTCGGCATGGAGCTGCCGCCGGCGAGCCTGGCCGACTGGCACCGGGTGGTGGAGGCGATGGAGCACCCCGAGGGCGAGGTGACCATCGCCATGGTCGGCAAGTACGTCAATCTGGCGGACGCCTACATGTCCCTGAACGAGGCGCTGCGCCACGCCGGTATCCAGGCGCGGCGCCGGATCGCGATCCGCTACGTGGATTCCGAGGAGATCGAGCGCGACGGCCCCGGCATGCTTGCCGACGTCGATGCCATCCTGGTGCCGGGCGGGTTCGGCGAGCGCGGCATCGAGGGCAAGATCGCCGCCGCGGGCTTTGCGCGCGAGCAGGGTATTCCCTACCTCGGCATCTGCCTCGGCCTGCAGGTGGCCGTCATTGAGTTCGCGCGCAACGTCGCCGGGCTGCAGGGGGCGCACAGTACCGAGTTCGTCACCCACCCGCAGCATCCCGTGATCGGCCTGATCACCGAGTGGATGAACGAGGAGGGGCTGACGGAATACCGCGACGCCACCTCCGACCTCGGCGGCACCATGCGCCTGGGCGCCCAGTCTGCCCATCTCGTGCGTGGCAGCCGCTTTCACGAGGTCTACGGCAAGGACGTCATCCGCGAGCGCCACCGCCATCGCTTCGAGTTCAACAACCGCTACGAGCAGGTTCTCGCCGACGCCGGGCTCGGCATCTCCGGCTGGTCCCGGGACAGTCACCTGGTCGAGACGGTGGAGCTGCCGGACCATCCCTGGTTCCTCGCCTGTCAGTTCCATCCGGAATTCACCTCCACGCCGCGGGACGGGCATCCGCTGTTCACGGGCTTCGTGCGTGCCGCCTCGCGGCGGCGCGAGGCGGCACGCAGCGACGGCCGCGAGGCGACGGCCGGGTCGGGAGGCTGAGCCGTGACGGTGACACTCGCCGGTCGCCCGGTGGGCCTGGAGCATCCGCTGGCCCTCATTGCCGGACCCTGCGTGGTGGAGTCCGCGGAGCTCACCCTGGAGATCGCCGGTGAGCTGCGGGAGATCGCCCGGGCGCTGGACATCCCCTTCGTGTTCAAGGCCTCCTATGACAAGGCCAACCGCTCCTCGGCGGCGAGCTTCCGGGGGCCGGGCCTGGAGGCGGGGCTGAAGGTGCTCGAGCGGGTCCGCCAGGAGCTGGCACTGCCAGTGGTCACGGACGTGCACGAGTACACGCCTCTGGACGAGGTGGCGTCGGTGGTGGACGTCCTGCAGACACCGGCCTTCCTGTGCCGCCAGACGGATTTCATCCAGGCGGTGGCCCGCTGCGGGCTGCCGGTGAATATCAAGAAGGGCCAGTTCCTCGCGCCCTGGGACATGGCCAACGTCGTCGACAAGGCCCGCGCCACCGGCAACCACCAGATACTGGTCTGCGAGCGCGGGGTGTCCTTCGGCTACAACAATCTCGTCTCCGACATGCGCGCCCTCGCCGTGATGCGCGAGACCGGGGCCCCGGTGATATTCGACGCCACGCATTCCGTGCAGCTGCCGGGTGGGCAGGGGCATGCCTCCGGGGGGCAGCGCGAGTTCATTCCGGTGCTCGCCCGGGCCGCAGTGGCGAGCGGCATCGCGGGCCTGTTCATGGAGACGCACCCGCGGCCGCACGAGGCGCTTTCCGACGGTCCCAACGCCTGGCCGCTCGGGCACATGCGCGAGCTGCTGGAGACCCTACTCGAACTGGACGCGGTGGTTCGGCGCCGGGGGCTCGCTGAGCAGCAACTCGGCGGCTGACGCCGTGCGGACAACAACGAGGAAGCAAGTCATGGCCCGTATCGAGCACATCGTCGCCCGCGAAATCCTGGATTCCCGCGGCAACCCTACGGTGGAGGCAGACGTCAGCCTGGCCGGGGGCGGCTTCGGTCGCGCCGCCGTGCCCTCGGGCGCCTCCACCGGCGCCCGCGAGGCGGTGGAGCTGCGCGACGGCGATGCCGCACGCTATCTCGGCAAGGGCGTGCTGGCCGCGGTCGAGAACGTCAACACCGTCATCCGCGACGCGCTCACCGGCATGGACGCGGACGACCAGCGCCGCATCGACGAGCGCCTGATCGAGCTGGATGGCACCGACAACAAGAGCCGCCTGGGGGCCAATGCCCTGCTGGCCGCCTCCCTGGCGGTGGCCCACGCGGCGGCGAACGCCGCCGGCCGGCCCCTGTTCCGCCAGCTGTGCCCCCAGGGGGAGTGCGTGCTGCCGGTGCCGATGATGAACATCCTCAACGGTGGCGCCCACGCCAGCAACAGCGTGGACATCCAGGAGTTCATGGTGATGCCGGTGGGCTTCCAGCGCTTCAGCGAGGCGCTGCGCTGCGGCACCGAGATCTTCCATGCGCTGAAGCGCGTGCTCGCGGCCCGCGGCCTGTCCACGGCCGTCGGCGACGAGGGCGGCTTTGCGCCGGATCTGCCCTCCAACGAGGCGGCCATTGAGGTCATTCTCGAGGCGGTGGAGAAGGCCGGCTACCGGCCCGGCGAGCAGGTCTGGCTGGCGCTGGACGCGGCGAGCTCGGAGTTCTACGACGGTGGCCGCTACCGGCTCGCCTCCGAGGGCCGCGAGTTCGACGCCGCCGGCTTCGTCGAGGTGCTGCGGGACTGGGTGGGGCGCTATCCCATCGTCTCCATCGAGGACGGCATGGCCGAGGACGACTGGGATGGCTGGCGCCAGCTCACCGAGGCCGTGGGCGATCGTGTCCAGCTGGTGGGGGACGATCTCTTCGTCACCAACACCGCCATCCTGCGCGAGGGGATCGACCGCGGCATCGCCAACGCCATCCTCATCAAGTTCAACCAGATCGGCACGCTGACCGAGACGCTGGACGCCATCGCCATGGCGGACGCGGCGGGCTACGCTGCCGTGGTCTCCCATCGCTCCGGCGAGACCGAGGACACCACCATCGCCGACCTCGCCGTCGCCAGCACCGCCACCCAGATCAAGACCGGCTCGCTCTGCCGCTCCGATCGCGTCGCCAAATACAATCAGCTGCTGCGCATCGAGCAGCTCCTGGGGGACGCGGCCCGCTACGCCGGGCGCGACGCCTTCACCAGCCTCCGCGAATTCGGCCCGGGCCGCTGACCATGCGGATGCTCGCCGCCGCCCTGCTGCTCGCGCTGCTGGTGCTCCAGGGGCGTCTGTGGTTCGGCGACGGCAGCATCCCCTCGGGCTGGCGCCTGTCCCGGGAGGTGGCCGAGCAGCAGGCGGAGAACGCCGCCCTGGAGGAGCGCAACCGGGCCCTGGCCGCCGACGTTGCCGACCTCAAGAGCGGCCTGGAGGCGGTGGAGGAGCGGGCCCGGCGCGAGCTCGGGATGATCGGCGAGGCGGAGCGCTTCTACCAGGTCGTGGAGCAGGATGCTCGCTGAGCGCTCGCGCCACGCCCCCTTGCACCGGCTCGATCGCCTGGCCGGCTTTCGCCGCCCCATCGGTGTGAGCGATGCGGGCTAGGGCGCTGTGGGCGGTGGTGGCCGCCGCCGGTGGCGGCGAGCGCTTCGGCAGCGATCTGCCGAAGCAGTATCAGGTGCTGCACGGGCGCAGCGTGCTTGGCTGGTCGCTGCAGGCGGTGCGGGGAGCGGCGCCGCTGCAGGGGCTGGCTCTGGTGCTGGCGCCGGGTGACGAGCACTGGCGTGCCCTCGACGAGCCTGCGCTTGCCGGGGTGATCGCCTGCCGGGGCGGGACCACGCGGCAGGCCTCGGTGGCGAACGGGCTCGCCGCCCTGGGCGAGGCGGGCGCCGGAACGGACGACCTGGTGCTGGTGCACGATGCGGCGAGGCCCTGCGTGCGGACCGCGGACATCCGCCGCCTGATCGAACGCGCCGGCGATTCGCCGGACGGCGGGCTTTTGGCCGCGCCCGTGCGCGACACGCTCAAGCGCGCGGCGGGCGAGCAGGTGCAGGCCACGGTGCCCCGCGGGGGCCTGTGGCAGGCCTTCACGCCGCAGCTCTTCCCCTTCGACAGACTCCGGCGTGCCCTCGCTGCGGCAGCGGAGCAGCCGGTCACCGACGAGGCCGAGGCGATGGAGCGGGCCGGGGCCAGGCCCCGGCTGGTGGAAGGGGCCGTGGACAACATCAAGCTCACCTATGCCAGCGATCTCGCCCTGGCGGCGGCGATTCTTGCGGCCCGCGAGGCCGGGGCAGAGGAGGCGCCGTGATCAGGGTGGGTCAGGGCGTCGACGCCCATCGTTTCGCCGCGGACCGACGGCTGGTGCTCGGTGGGGTGACCATTCCCTACGAGCTCGGCCTCGCCGCCCACTCCGACGGCGACTGCGTCATGCACGCCGTCACCGACGCGCTGCTCGGCGCCATCGGGGCAGGTGACATCGGTCAGCACTTCCCGGATACCGACCCCGCCTATGCCGGGGTGGACAGCCGGCGTCTGCTGCGGGCGGCGGTGGCGCTTGCCCGCGAACGGGGCTGGGCCACGGTGAACATGGACGCCACCATCATCGCCCAGCGCCCGCGGCTCGCGGACCACCTGCCCGCCATGCGCGATTGCTTCGCCGCGGACCTCGGCATCGAGGCGGAGGCGGTGAACCTCAAGGCCACCACCACGGAGCAGATGGGCTTCACCGGTCGCGGCGAGGGGATCGCGGCCATGGCGGTGGTGCTGGTCGCCCGCACGGACGCTCCGTGACCGGCCCTCCGGCGGCGCGGCTGCTGCCCTGCGCACGGCCTCCGGCCCACGGGGCAGCCCTTGGTACCGCGCGGTTGCGCAGCCAGCCGGCGGACTTCCGGGTCCGCGAGCGGCTCGGCTTCGAGGCCGACGGTGAGGGGCCGCACCTGCTGCTGCGGATCCGCAAGACGGGTCTGACCACGGACGAGGCCATCCGCGCTATCGCCGCGGCCTGGGCGGTGCCGGCGCGGGACATCGGCCATGCCGGGCGCAAGGACCGCGATGCGGTCACCGAGCAGTGGCTGACGGTGCCCTGGCCCCTCGCCGGCGCGCTGCCCGCTCCAGGGCGGCTGGCGGGTGGCCTCGAGCTGCTCGAGGCCGCCCGGCACCGGCGCAAGCTGCGGGTGGGGGCCCTCACCGGCAACGCGTTCCGCCTCGTGCTGCGCGAGGTGGCAGCCGCACCGGCTGCCGTCGACCGGCGCCTCGCTCGCCTGGTCCGGTACGGCGTCCCGAACTACTTCGGCCCGCAGCGCTTCGGCCGCGGCGGCGCCAACGTGGACAAGGCCCTGGCCTGGATGCAGGACCGCCTGCGGGTGCGCGGCCGCGGCCAGCAGGGCCTGCTGCTCTCCGCGGCGCGGTCGGAGTGCTTCAACCGGGTGCTGGCTGCCCGTGTGGGGGAGGGCAGCTGGGACCGCGCCGGACCGGATGACCTGATGGTGCTGGACGGCCGCGGCAGCCTGTTCGCCGCGGCGGACGAGGCGCCGGCAGCGCTTGCCAGGCGCACGGCACGCCTCGAGATCCACCCCACCGGCCCGCTGCCCGGCAGCGCCGGCCCGGCCCCGGGCCCCGCCGTCGCCAGGCAGGAATCCGAGGCCCTCCGCGGTCTGGAGCCCCTCGTCGACGGCCTCCAACGCCGCCAGGTCACCGCCGCCCGCCGCAGCCTGCGCCTGCGGGTCGAACGCCTCGCCTGGCACTGGCCCGAACCGCACACCCTGGTGCTCGAGTTCGGGCTAACGGCGGGGGGATACGCGACGAGCGTCGCTGCGGAGCTCTTCGAGCTCTGAGTGGCAAGTCGCAAGTTACAAGTTACAAGTTACAAGTGCGGCTGTGGGCGGGGCGCGTCGAACAGGCACATCCGGCCCTTGCAACTTGAAACTTGTTACTTGCCACTGCTGCTGGGCCGGCCGTCTCACGGCCGGCCCAGCAGCACGTACACCGCGCCAGTGCCCCCGTCGACAGGTCGCGCCGAGCAGAAGGCGAGGACGTCCTCGCGCTGGCGGAGCCAGCGGTCGACCTTGTGCTTGAGCACAGGGCCGGTGTTGGGGGAGCGGCGGCCCTTGCCGTGGATGACGCGGACGCAGTGCAGCCGGCGATCGCGGCAGTCGTTGAGGAAGTCGGCGAGTAGCCGTTTGGCGGGGTCCACCGTGAGGCCGTGCAGGTCCACCTCGGCCATGACGCTGTAGTGTCCGCGGCGGAGCTTGCGCAGGGTGCGCCGCTGCACGCCCGGGCGGGCGTAGGCGATGGCCTCGCCGAGCTCGGCGCCGAGGCCGTGGTCCGCGCTGGGCTCCAGCAGCTCCCGGAGTACGGCGCGATCGTCGGCAAGGCGCTGTCCCGGCACCGGGGCGGGGCGCCGGCGGCCGGTGCTGGCCTGGGGCCGTCGGCGCAATGGCCGGACATCCTGCATGGCGGCGCGGAACAGGGCGCGGTCCGGATCGTCGTCGTGCATGGCTACCTCGCGGGCTCCATGGTAACGGACCGTGTGACGCCGTGCAGGGTTCGCGCCGCGGGCGTCTGTCAGGGCACTGGCAGATCGGTATAGTAGGGCGCGCCCGGGGCCGGAGAGAGGGATGATGCGGATACTGGTCAGCAATGACGATGGCTTCAGCGCTCCCGGCATCGGCGTGCTTGCCGAGGCCATGGCCCACCTCGGGGAGGTGGTCATCGTTGCGCCGGAGCGGGACCGCAGCGGCGCGAGCAACTCGCTGACGCTGGACGCGCCGATCCGGGTTCGCCGGGAGGGCGAGCGGGGCTACCGCGTGGAAGGCACCCCCACGGACTGCGTCCATCTCGCCATCACGGGACTGCTCGACCACGATCCTGACATGGTGATCTCGGGGATCAACTCGGGGGCCAATCTGGGTGACGACGTCCTCTACAGCGGCACCGTGGCGGCCGCCATGGAGGGGCGTTTCCTTGGTCTGCCGGCGGTGGCGGTGTCCCTGGCGAGCTTCGACCCGCAGCACTACGAGACCGCCGCCCGGGTGGCAACACTGCTGGTGGAGCGGCTGCGGGAGGACCCTCTGCCGGCGGACACCATACTTAACGTCAACGTGCCGGACCGGCCCTGGTCAGAGCTGGCCGGCTTCGAGGCCACCCGGCTCGGCCAGCGCCACCGGGCGGAGCCGGTGGTCCGCTCCGAGGACCCTCGCGGCCGGCCCATCTACTGGATCGGCCCGCCAGGGGTTGAGCAGGACGCCGGCCCGGGGACCGATTTCGATGCCATCAACCGTGGCTGCGTCTCGGTGACGCCGATCCAGGTGGACCTCACCCGCTATCGGGCCCTCGATCAGGTGGCGGGCTGGATACAGGGGCTCGGCTGATGAACCCGCGCAACGTCTCCGGC is from Spiribacter halobius and encodes:
- the tilS gene encoding tRNA lysidine(34) synthetase TilS yields the protein MPSLTPADLRAALPAGLGSLAVAFSGGRDSHVLLHLAVAAGLRVRALHVHHGLQAQADAWARHCETVAGDLGVPLTVLPVRVVPAGEGLEAAARAARYRALARALAVGEHLATAHHADDQAETLLLRVLRGTGPDGLAGIQPQRALGAGTLLRPLLAVPRSAIAAYADARALAWIEDPANRDPRHDRSWLRHRIMPELAGRWSDVPQRLARLARESAEARALRDGLLDEVLRGMAGEPPGPLPVAALAARPEREVRALVRRWLARDGRRPPPAARLADGLAALLGAAADRAPELVWADGRVGRHAGELYRLPLDWPVPTPRPVAPPPATSVWDGVGGIRWRSVTGAGLEPARLPGELLARPPAAGDRFQPPGRKRRALKHWLREAGVPLWWRARLPVILTAEGELIAVAGLAVAEGWQAGPGSAGWWPDWQPQPPQPAGDAAVLRRSPGRP
- a CDS encoding CTP synthase translates to MTRFIFITGGVVSSLGKGIAAASLGSILQARGLTVTMVKLDPYINVDPGTMSPFQHGEVFVTDDGAETDLDLGHYERFVRTRMTRNNNYTTGRIYENVIRKERRGDYLGGTVQVIPHITDEIKRCIEQGAGTADVALIEIGGTVGDIESLPFLEAIRQMGTELGRNRCLFVHLTLVPFIGAAGEMKTKPTQHSVKELRSIGIQPDILVCRASQPIPEDERRKIALFTNVEPRAVISALDVDNIYKVPEMLHQQSLDNIVAEKLGMELPPASLADWHRVVEAMEHPEGEVTIAMVGKYVNLADAYMSLNEALRHAGIQARRRIAIRYVDSEEIERDGPGMLADVDAILVPGGFGERGIEGKIAAAGFAREQGIPYLGICLGLQVAVIEFARNVAGLQGAHSTEFVTHPQHPVIGLITEWMNEEGLTEYRDATSDLGGTMRLGAQSAHLVRGSRFHEVYGKDVIRERHRHRFEFNNRYEQVLADAGLGISGWSRDSHLVETVELPDHPWFLACQFHPEFTSTPRDGHPLFTGFVRAASRRREAARSDGREATAGSGG
- the kdsA gene encoding 3-deoxy-8-phosphooctulonate synthase codes for the protein MTLAGRPVGLEHPLALIAGPCVVESAELTLEIAGELREIARALDIPFVFKASYDKANRSSAASFRGPGLEAGLKVLERVRQELALPVVTDVHEYTPLDEVASVVDVLQTPAFLCRQTDFIQAVARCGLPVNIKKGQFLAPWDMANVVDKARATGNHQILVCERGVSFGYNNLVSDMRALAVMRETGAPVIFDATHSVQLPGGQGHASGGQREFIPVLARAAVASGIAGLFMETHPRPHEALSDGPNAWPLGHMRELLETLLELDAVVRRRGLAEQQLGG
- the eno gene encoding phosphopyruvate hydratase, translated to MARIEHIVAREILDSRGNPTVEADVSLAGGGFGRAAVPSGASTGAREAVELRDGDAARYLGKGVLAAVENVNTVIRDALTGMDADDQRRIDERLIELDGTDNKSRLGANALLAASLAVAHAAANAAGRPLFRQLCPQGECVLPVPMMNILNGGAHASNSVDIQEFMVMPVGFQRFSEALRCGTEIFHALKRVLAARGLSTAVGDEGGFAPDLPSNEAAIEVILEAVEKAGYRPGEQVWLALDAASSEFYDGGRYRLASEGREFDAAGFVEVLRDWVGRYPIVSIEDGMAEDDWDGWRQLTEAVGDRVQLVGDDLFVTNTAILREGIDRGIANAILIKFNQIGTLTETLDAIAMADAAGYAAVVSHRSGETEDTTIADLAVASTATQIKTGSLCRSDRVAKYNQLLRIEQLLGDAARYAGRDAFTSLREFGPGR
- the ftsB gene encoding cell division protein FtsB; amino-acid sequence: MRMLAAALLLALLVLQGRLWFGDGSIPSGWRLSREVAEQQAENAALEERNRALAADVADLKSGLEAVEERARRELGMIGEAERFYQVVEQDAR
- the ispD gene encoding 2-C-methyl-D-erythritol 4-phosphate cytidylyltransferase, producing the protein MRARALWAVVAAAGGGERFGSDLPKQYQVLHGRSVLGWSLQAVRGAAPLQGLALVLAPGDEHWRALDEPALAGVIACRGGTTRQASVANGLAALGEAGAGTDDLVLVHDAARPCVRTADIRRLIERAGDSPDGGLLAAPVRDTLKRAAGEQVQATVPRGGLWQAFTPQLFPFDRLRRALAAAAEQPVTDEAEAMERAGARPRLVEGAVDNIKLTYASDLALAAAILAAREAGAEEAP
- the ispF gene encoding 2-C-methyl-D-erythritol 2,4-cyclodiphosphate synthase translates to MRVGQGVDAHRFAADRRLVLGGVTIPYELGLAAHSDGDCVMHAVTDALLGAIGAGDIGQHFPDTDPAYAGVDSRRLLRAAVALARERGWATVNMDATIIAQRPRLADHLPAMRDCFAADLGIEAEAVNLKATTTEQMGFTGRGEGIAAMAVVLVARTDAP
- the truD gene encoding tRNA pseudouridine(13) synthase TruD, coding for MTGPPAARLLPCARPPAHGAALGTARLRSQPADFRVRERLGFEADGEGPHLLLRIRKTGLTTDEAIRAIAAAWAVPARDIGHAGRKDRDAVTEQWLTVPWPLAGALPAPGRLAGGLELLEAARHRRKLRVGALTGNAFRLVLREVAAAPAAVDRRLARLVRYGVPNYFGPQRFGRGGANVDKALAWMQDRLRVRGRGQQGLLLSAARSECFNRVLAARVGEGSWDRAGPDDLMVLDGRGSLFAAADEAPAALARRTARLEIHPTGPLPGSAGPAPGPAVARQESEALRGLEPLVDGLQRRQVTAARRSLRLRVERLAWHWPEPHTLVLEFGLTAGGYATSVAAELFEL
- a CDS encoding Smr/MutS family protein, whose product is MHDDDPDRALFRAAMQDVRPLRRRPQASTGRRRPAPVPGQRLADDRAVLRELLEPSADHGLGAELGEAIAYARPGVQRRTLRKLRRGHYSVMAEVDLHGLTVDPAKRLLADFLNDCRDRRLHCVRVIHGKGRRSPNTGPVLKHKVDRWLRQREDVLAFCSARPVDGGTGAVYVLLGRP
- the surE gene encoding 5'/3'-nucleotidase SurE, whose product is MRILVSNDDGFSAPGIGVLAEAMAHLGEVVIVAPERDRSGASNSLTLDAPIRVRREGERGYRVEGTPTDCVHLAITGLLDHDPDMVISGINSGANLGDDVLYSGTVAAAMEGRFLGLPAVAVSLASFDPQHYETAARVATLLVERLREDPLPADTILNVNVPDRPWSELAGFEATRLGQRHRAEPVVRSEDPRGRPIYWIGPPGVEQDAGPGTDFDAINRGCVSVTPIQVDLTRYRALDQVAGWIQGLG